The genomic window AGACTGACATCAGCTCCGCCGAGGTTAGCCGCAATTTGATCAAGCAACAAAAACGAATGGCATCCTCCGTCAAATCCGGATAAGCGACACGTAAACGACTTATAAAATCATCATAAAGAGTATTTACGATCTCGATCAAGTTTCTCCAATCCGAATCCGGCAATATCGTTTCCGATTTAGAAAGTATCTTCAACTTCTTGAACGTATCCAACTGTTCCAGCAAACACTTCGCCAAACGTTCCTTTTCCTTGATCAAGGATTCCACGTCACGATGCGCTTTCCACTGAGCCGCATGCTGGTATTCCATCAAGCATTTCTCCTTCGCTTCCAATTGCTCCTTGATGTGCGACATCTCACGACTATAACGTTGTATCAAGATTTCATTTTTATCCACAAGACTCGCTATTTCTCTCAGTTCTTTCTCCTTTTTTGTCTTATAAAGGTGATAACGTAAAAAAGATAATAAAAGTAGGGCAAAAGTAACGATGATTAAAATGATCAGATAATAAATATCTACATAGAAATGCTCCGGCTCCTTTAGAACCGAGCTTATGGCAGTAGATGTGTGCAGCGCAAACTTCATATAAATAGTATTTATTATCTTAATACTTCTTTCTTAGAATTCCCTCTCTCCAAATCGCTTCCAAAAAGCCTGTCCCATATCCGATCAATTGGACAAAAGCCGCTATGATAGATAACAACGCAACGATTCCGTTCTTATTTCTCACTAAAGCGTCAAAAAAGATCAGCGAAATATAAAATAACAATAGCCCCCATACCTTTGGAACGAAAAAAGCGGAAATACATACTCCCAGCAGACCTACCACAAATAAGGCCGGCAGGCAATGTACCCATTTCAATGATTCCGGGTACTTCTGGTACAAGATAATCCTAGCGTACCCCGAATGCCATACTTGCCGGAAAAACTGGACGAAATTTGTTCTTCGCTTATGATAGACCCAAGCGCCCGGAAAATAACGGCATTTATAGCCTGCCGCAAAAATCCGGATACTAAAATCTATATCCTCTCCATAACGCATATCAGAGAAACCACCCAAGGCTTCATACACCTCTTTCCGCATTCCCATATTAAAACTCCGAGGATAGAATGTATCCAAATGTCTCCGGCTTCCTCGGATCCCTCCTGTCGTAAAGAAAGAAGTCATCGAGTAATTGACCGCTTTTTGTATA from Parabacteroides distasonis ATCC 8503 includes these protein-coding regions:
- a CDS encoding glycosyltransferase, coding for MEVFSIIIPVYNRPEEIDDLLNSLTRQTYVHFEVIVVDDGSSIPCESVVNAYNDRLRIRYFYIENSGPGLARNQGVRYAEGEIVIVLDSDCIVPASYLEQVHESLMRYKVDAFGGADRAHSSFSAIQKAVNYSMTSFFTTGGIRGSRRHLDTFYPRSFNMGMRKEVYEALGGFSDMRYGEDIDFSIRIFAAGYKCRYFPGAWVYHKRRTNFVQFFRQVWHSGYARIILYQKYPESLKWVHCLPALFVVGLLGVCISAFFVPKVWGLLLFYISLIFFDALVRNKNGIVALLSIIAAFVQLIGYGTGFLEAIWREGILRKKY